Below is a window of bacterium DNA.
AGGCCGGCGCGAGGGATACGCCGCCGGCCTTAATCGTAGACCTCGTCTCCGCCCGCGGGCGGGTCAGGGCGTGCGCCCCAGCTCGGCCGCACTCGACGGCTCGAGCGCGTAACGCTCGCCGCGCTTAAAATCGATCGTCTCGTCGAGCGTGACCGCGTTCCCCCTCTTCACTATCACGTGGTGCCGCCCCAACGGGATGCGGAGCCCCGCCGCCGGCGCGTCCGCCACGTAGTTGCCGTCCACGAAGATCTTTCCCCCGTCGCCGCCGACCGCCAAGACCGCCGCCGGTTCACCCCGTCCTGCACCGACGTCGACTTTATCGGACTCGAGCTCGGCCGCCGCCTCCAACGCCACGTTCGTCCCGGCGACATAGGCCGGCTCGGCGTAGGAGTACTTCGGCAGACGCGCCACCGCCCATTGGACGCCGTATATCACGGACGCCGCGAGCGCCGCGCCGGCGAATATTAAAATGAGGTTGCGCGGTCGGCGGAGACGATGGCTGAATCGCCGCTCGCGGATCTCATAACCGGCTTTGAGCTCTTTTTGAATTAAAGGGTCTTGCGACACATCCGGCGGCGGGTCGCCCCTCCCGTGCCGAACGCTCTCGCGGGCCGCGGCCAACGTCTCCTCGAAGTAGCTCGGCTTATCGGCCGTCATCGGCTCCACGTCGTAGACTTCTATCTCGACGTCGGCTCCGGCGTCGGCCCCCAGCTCCGCGCCGCATTCGACGCAATTCGCCGCGTCGTCCGGATTGTCGGCCCCGCATAGAACGCAGCGTCTAGCCATCTCGGACTGCATCCTTCTCTTGCGATAATTGAACCTCGTCGGCCCCTTCCGCGAAGCGGGCCAACATCGCGAGCGTTACGTCCTCGACCGCCGCGCCCTCGCCGACGGTAAAGGTTACGAAAGTCTTGCCGCCGCGCCCCGCTTTCGCGTCGACGCCCGTCACTTCGGCCGGGACATCCGCGGTAGACGCCCGCTCGAATT
It encodes the following:
- a CDS encoding PEGA domain-containing protein — protein: MARRCVLCGADNPDDAANCVECGAELGADAGADVEIEVYDVEPMTADKPSYFEETLAAARESVRHGRGDPPPDVSQDPLIQKELKAGYEIRERRFSHRLRRPRNLILIFAGAALAASVIYGVQWAVARLPKYSYAEPAYVAGTNVALEAAAELESDKVDVGAGRGEPAAVLAVGGDGGKIFVDGNYVADAPAAGLRIPLGRHHVIVKRGNAVTLDETIDFKRGERYALEPSSAAELGRTP